A single genomic interval of Nocardioides nitrophenolicus harbors:
- a CDS encoding SDR family oxidoreductase encodes MTGQVVLVTGGGRGVGDGIVRAYLEAGASVEICGRSTPESVRDGVHFTPVDVREADQVAAWVDDVVRRRERIDVAVNNAGGSPFAQFDSASARFHAKINDLNFMSAAYVALAVRPHLKETGGSLVNITSISARRASPGTAVYGAAKAALESLTASLGVEWAPEVRVNAVSCGLVETPGSADHYGDAEQFARVAATIPRGVFATPLEVGQACVFLSSPLASHITGAVLNVDGGGEWPAFLQHTPNA; translated from the coding sequence ATGACCGGTCAGGTGGTCCTCGTGACCGGAGGCGGCCGGGGTGTGGGCGACGGCATCGTGCGGGCCTACCTCGAGGCCGGCGCCTCGGTGGAGATCTGCGGTCGCAGCACGCCGGAGTCCGTGCGCGACGGCGTGCACTTCACGCCGGTCGACGTGCGAGAGGCCGACCAGGTCGCGGCCTGGGTCGACGACGTCGTACGCCGGCGCGAGCGGATCGACGTCGCGGTCAACAACGCCGGTGGCTCGCCGTTCGCGCAGTTCGACTCGGCGTCGGCCCGCTTCCACGCGAAGATCAACGACCTCAACTTCATGTCCGCGGCCTATGTCGCCCTCGCGGTGCGCCCGCACCTGAAGGAGACCGGCGGCTCGCTGGTCAACATCACCTCGATCTCGGCCCGGCGCGCCAGCCCCGGCACCGCCGTCTACGGCGCCGCCAAGGCCGCGCTGGAGAGCCTGACCGCCAGCCTCGGCGTCGAGTGGGCGCCGGAGGTCCGGGTCAACGCGGTCAGCTGCGGCCTGGTCGAGACGCCCGGCTCGGCGGACCACTACGGCGACGCCGAGCAGTTCGCGCGGGTCGCCGCCACCATCCCGCGGGGCGTCTTCGCCACGCCGCTCGAGGTCGGGCAGGCCTGCGTCTTCCTGTCCTCGCCGCTGGCCAGCCACATCACCGGCGCCGTCCTCAACGTCGACGGCGGCGGCGAGTGGCCCGCCTTCCTCCAGCACACGCCCAACGCCTGA
- a CDS encoding acetyl-CoA C-acetyltransferase, producing the protein MPEAVIVSAARSPIGRAYKGSLREMRPDDLAAQMVDAALSAVPELDRTLVEDLMMGCAQPAGEQGYNIGRMVALRLGLDGVPGTTVHRYCASSLQATRMALHAIRAGEGDVFVAAGVETVSRFQLGKADGMPDTRNPLYAAAAERAAAKALAREPWVDPRSLGELPDVYIAMGETAENVARYCDVSREAQDEYAVRSQNLAEAAAQRGFWKTDITPVTLADGTVVDSDDGPRAGVTLEKVASMAPVFHPEGTVTAANCCPLNDGAAALVIMSDTRAAELGITPLARVVSTGVSALSPEIMGLGPVEASRQAIARAGLSVGDVDLVEMNEAFAAQVLPCIDQLGLDLDRVNVNGGAIALGHPFGSTGARMATTLIHGLQERDAQFGLETMCAAGGQGMAMVLERLS; encoded by the coding sequence GTGCCCGAAGCAGTCATCGTCTCCGCCGCCCGCTCGCCGATCGGCCGCGCCTACAAGGGCTCGCTGCGCGAGATGCGCCCCGACGACCTGGCCGCCCAGATGGTCGACGCGGCGCTGTCCGCCGTACCCGAGCTGGACCGGACGCTCGTCGAGGACCTGATGATGGGCTGCGCGCAGCCCGCGGGCGAGCAGGGCTACAACATCGGCCGGATGGTGGCGCTGCGCCTGGGCCTCGACGGCGTCCCGGGCACGACGGTGCACCGCTACTGCGCGTCCTCCCTGCAGGCCACCCGGATGGCGCTGCACGCGATCCGGGCCGGCGAAGGCGACGTCTTCGTCGCGGCCGGGGTCGAGACCGTCTCCCGCTTCCAGCTCGGCAAGGCCGACGGCATGCCCGACACCCGCAACCCGCTGTACGCCGCGGCCGCCGAGCGCGCCGCCGCCAAGGCCCTGGCCCGCGAGCCCTGGGTGGACCCGCGCTCGCTCGGCGAGCTCCCCGACGTCTACATCGCCATGGGCGAGACCGCCGAGAACGTCGCCCGCTACTGCGACGTCTCTCGCGAGGCGCAGGACGAGTACGCCGTCCGCAGCCAGAACCTCGCCGAGGCCGCGGCCCAGCGCGGCTTCTGGAAGACCGACATCACGCCGGTCACCCTCGCCGACGGCACCGTAGTCGACTCCGACGACGGCCCGCGCGCGGGAGTGACGCTGGAGAAGGTCGCCTCGATGGCGCCCGTCTTCCACCCCGAGGGCACCGTCACCGCCGCCAACTGCTGCCCGCTCAACGACGGCGCCGCGGCGCTCGTCATCATGAGCGACACCCGCGCCGCCGAGCTCGGCATCACCCCGCTCGCCCGGGTCGTGTCGACCGGCGTCTCGGCGCTCAGCCCCGAGATCATGGGCCTCGGCCCGGTCGAGGCCAGCCGCCAGGCGATCGCGCGCGCCGGGCTGTCCGTCGGCGACGTCGACCTGGTCGAGATGAACGAGGCCTTCGCCGCCCAGGTGCTGCCCTGCATCGACCAGCTCGGCCTCGACCTGGACCGGGTCAACGTCAACGGCGGCGCGATCGCGCTCGGCCACCCGTTCGGCTCCACCGGCGCCCGAATGGCCACCACGCTGATCCACGGCCTGCAGGAGCGCGACGCGCAGTTCGGACTGGAGACCATGTGCGCCGCCGGCGGCCAGGGCATGGCGATGGTGCTCGAGCGGCTCAGCTGA
- the typA gene encoding translational GTPase TypA: MSQTRRTDLRNVAIVAHVDHGKTTLVDAMLHQAGAFSAHQAEGVAERVMDSGDLEREKGITILAKNTAVHYRGPSAQEMADGDMVINIIDTPGHADFGGEVERGLSMVDGIVLLVDASEGPLPQTRFVLRKALNADMPVILVVNKTDRGDARIDEVVDETYELFMDLLDDSHSQDALDFPVVYASGKAGIASLTKPENGTLPEGSDLEPLFRTILETIPAPEYDDEAPLQAHVTNLDASPFLGRLALLRIKQGTLKKGQNVAWINRDGVAKNVKITELLITEGLERKPGESAGPGDIVAVAGIPDITIGETLADPENPVALPLIHVDEPAISMTIGTNTSPLVGKGGKGHKVTARLVKDRLDSELVGNVSLRVLPTERPDAWEVQGRGELALAILVEQMRREGYELTVGKPQVVTREIDGKLHEPFERLTIDAPEEFLGTITELLANRKGRMEGMTNHGTGWVRMEFIVPARGLIGFRTDFLTETRGTGIAHSISEGYFPWAGEIRSRQSGSLVADRAGAATAYAMTSLQERGVLFVEPSTEVYEGMIVGENSRADDMDVNITKEKQQTNIRSATSDNFEKLIPPKKLSLEQCLEFCREDECVEITPETVRIRKVNLDANERAKAASRAKKANR, translated from the coding sequence GTGTCCCAGACTCGTCGTACCGATCTCCGCAACGTCGCCATCGTCGCCCACGTCGACCACGGCAAGACGACCCTCGTCGACGCGATGCTGCACCAGGCCGGTGCCTTCAGCGCGCACCAGGCCGAGGGCGTCGCCGAGCGCGTGATGGACTCCGGTGATCTCGAGCGCGAGAAGGGCATCACCATCCTCGCGAAGAACACCGCGGTCCACTACCGCGGCCCCTCCGCCCAGGAGATGGCCGACGGTGACATGGTCATCAACATCATCGACACCCCGGGCCACGCCGACTTCGGTGGCGAGGTCGAGCGCGGCCTGTCGATGGTCGACGGCATCGTGCTGCTGGTCGACGCGTCCGAGGGCCCGCTCCCCCAGACCCGCTTCGTGCTGCGCAAGGCGCTCAACGCCGACATGCCGGTGATCCTCGTGGTCAACAAGACCGACCGCGGCGACGCCCGGATCGACGAGGTCGTCGACGAGACCTACGAGCTGTTCATGGACCTGCTCGACGACTCCCACTCGCAGGACGCCCTCGACTTCCCGGTCGTCTACGCCTCCGGCAAGGCCGGCATCGCCTCGCTGACCAAGCCCGAGAACGGCACCCTGCCCGAGGGCAGCGACCTGGAGCCGCTCTTCCGCACCATCCTGGAGACCATCCCCGCGCCGGAGTACGACGACGAGGCCCCGCTCCAGGCCCACGTCACCAACCTCGACGCCTCGCCGTTCCTCGGTCGCCTGGCGCTGCTGCGGATCAAGCAGGGCACGCTCAAGAAGGGCCAGAACGTCGCGTGGATCAACCGCGACGGCGTGGCCAAGAACGTCAAGATCACCGAGCTCCTCATCACCGAGGGCCTCGAGCGCAAGCCCGGCGAGTCCGCGGGCCCCGGCGACATCGTCGCCGTCGCCGGCATCCCCGACATCACCATCGGCGAGACCCTGGCCGACCCGGAGAACCCGGTCGCGCTGCCGCTGATCCACGTCGACGAGCCGGCCATCTCGATGACCATCGGCACCAACACCTCCCCGCTGGTCGGCAAGGGCGGCAAGGGCCACAAGGTCACCGCCCGCCTGGTCAAGGACCGTCTCGACTCCGAGCTGGTCGGCAACGTCTCGCTCCGCGTCCTCCCCACCGAGCGTCCCGATGCGTGGGAGGTCCAGGGCCGCGGCGAGCTGGCGCTGGCGATCCTGGTCGAGCAGATGCGCCGCGAGGGCTACGAGCTCACCGTCGGCAAGCCGCAGGTCGTCACCCGGGAGATCGACGGCAAGCTGCACGAGCCCTTCGAGCGGCTCACCATCGACGCCCCCGAGGAGTTCCTCGGCACCATTACCGAGCTCCTCGCCAACCGCAAGGGCCGGATGGAGGGGATGACCAACCACGGCACCGGCTGGGTCCGGATGGAGTTCATCGTCCCCGCCCGCGGCCTGATCGGCTTCCGCACCGACTTCCTCACCGAGACCCGCGGCACCGGCATCGCCCACTCCATCTCCGAGGGCTACTTCCCGTGGGCCGGCGAGATCCGCAGCCGCCAGTCCGGCTCGCTGGTGGCCGACCGCGCCGGCGCGGCGACGGCGTACGCCATGACCTCGCTGCAGGAGCGCGGCGTGCTCTTCGTCGAGCCGTCGACCGAGGTCTACGAGGGCATGATCGTCGGCGAGAACTCCCGCGCCGACGACATGGACGTCAACATCACCAAGGAGAAGCAGCAGACCAACATCCGGTCCGCCACCTCCGACAACTTCGAGAAGCTCATCCCGCCGAAGAAGCTCTCCCTGGAGCAGTGCCTGGAGTTCTGCCGCGAGGACGAGTGCGTCGAGATCACGCCCGAGACGGTCCGCATCCGCAAGGTCAACCTCGACGCCAACGAGCGCGCCAAGGCCGCCAGCCGCGCCAAGAAGGCCAACCGGTAG
- a CDS encoding aspartate/glutamate racemase family protein, whose translation MQTIGLVGGMSWESSAAYYEALNRGVEERLGGLHSAQSVMASVDFAEVTRLQEDEDWDGVAAILRAAAESVERAGADFLMLCTTTFHRVAEQVQDAVSIPLLHLGDVVAEACKAEGVESVALLGTKFAMSRTFFTDRIASHGLSVLVPEVTHHDELNRIIYDELVHGKVVDDSRRAVVGMISEAWDAGAGGVILGCSELELLIRQADSEIPVFPCTTLHVTAALDRALA comes from the coding sequence ATGCAGACCATCGGCCTCGTCGGCGGCATGTCCTGGGAGAGCAGCGCGGCGTACTACGAAGCGCTGAACCGCGGTGTCGAGGAGCGTCTCGGTGGCCTCCACTCCGCCCAGAGCGTGATGGCGTCGGTCGACTTCGCCGAGGTGACCCGGCTCCAGGAGGACGAGGACTGGGACGGCGTCGCCGCCATCCTGCGCGCCGCCGCCGAGTCGGTCGAGCGCGCCGGCGCCGACTTCCTGATGCTCTGCACCACCACCTTCCACCGGGTCGCCGAGCAGGTCCAGGACGCCGTCTCGATCCCGCTGCTCCACCTCGGCGACGTCGTGGCCGAGGCATGCAAGGCCGAGGGCGTCGAGAGCGTGGCCCTGCTCGGCACCAAGTTCGCGATGTCGCGCACCTTCTTCACCGACCGGATCGCCAGCCACGGGCTGTCGGTGCTCGTCCCCGAGGTGACCCACCACGACGAGCTGAACCGGATCATCTACGACGAGCTGGTGCACGGCAAGGTCGTCGACGACTCCCGCCGCGCCGTGGTCGGCATGATCAGCGAGGCGTGGGACGCCGGCGCCGGCGGGGTGATCCTCGGCTGCTCCGAGCTGGAGCTGCTGATCCGGCAGGCCGACTCGGAGATTCCGGTCTTCCCGTGCACGACGTTGCATGTCACGGCGGCGTTGGACCGGGCGCTGGCCTGA
- a CDS encoding PqqD family protein — protein MRDPGLHAVEMGEEFVMMGVDQGEYYAVKGVAATLWRHLAEPRDLGELCALVAEEYDITAELCRDDIVAFLEQLRSRRMVRAAS, from the coding sequence GTGCGTGACCCCGGCCTCCATGCCGTGGAGATGGGCGAGGAGTTCGTGATGATGGGCGTCGACCAGGGCGAGTACTACGCCGTCAAGGGCGTCGCCGCCACCCTGTGGCGCCATCTCGCCGAGCCGCGCGACCTCGGCGAGCTGTGCGCGCTGGTGGCCGAGGAGTACGACATCACCGCCGAGCTGTGCCGCGACGACATCGTGGCCTTCCTCGAGCAGCTGCGCAGCCGGCGGATGGTGCGCGCGGCGTCGTAG
- a CDS encoding lasso peptide biosynthesis B2 protein, producing the protein MTLRLAAATALAWCLLGITRLLTVVLPFGAVRRLLGESVVPDAAGPPAPPDASARDVARARAVGRAVRYAATRTPWTSDCYPQALTARILLRGARVPHSVVFGVLRDPAGALLAHAWVTVGPVTVTGGSVREWTPVGSFSWRP; encoded by the coding sequence CTGACCCTTCGTCTCGCTGCCGCCACGGCGCTCGCGTGGTGCCTGCTGGGCATCACGCGGCTGCTGACGGTCGTCCTGCCGTTCGGTGCCGTACGTCGCCTCCTCGGCGAGTCCGTCGTACCGGACGCGGCAGGGCCCCCGGCGCCTCCGGACGCGTCCGCACGAGACGTCGCGCGCGCCCGGGCGGTCGGGCGGGCGGTGCGGTACGCCGCGACGCGGACGCCGTGGACGTCCGACTGCTACCCGCAGGCCCTGACCGCGCGCATCCTGCTGCGCGGCGCACGGGTGCCGCACTCCGTGGTGTTCGGGGTGCTGCGCGACCCGGCCGGCGCCCTGCTCGCGCACGCCTGGGTCACCGTCGGCCCGGTCACCGTCACCGGCGGCTCGGTGCGCGAGTGGACCCCCGTCGGCAGCTTCAGCTGGCGCCCCTGA
- a CDS encoding nucleotidyltransferase family protein, producing MVSSALDAEEGRTVEPVPLGDVPPRDLIEAVRRHRVPELLGAHAPELGLPDEVVRVLDAMVAGSRQRRLVHSLETVRAWRLLDAAGIEALVFKGIPLALLTTGRPDARGAGDVDLLVRPEAAATAHRLLTGAGWALHERGRIEPDMWAWRHVQRWGHSLTYLGAGADVDLHWRLDAMPGAQPETTALLARSTSVTVGTTPIPTLAPADAFRHLAGHREGWIWLRTLVDLRRLARDPAVLDQDLPAPALVSLAVARATVGLPATVPAGVRAALDRIPDAVLARARADHEVPVAIFGGAHAAREVRNGMAAVRGPRDVQQLAMTLVLPAHAALPVRSATAWGGLPRAFALRTRRLVSRR from the coding sequence ATGGTGAGCAGTGCTCTCGATGCCGAGGAGGGGCGCACCGTCGAGCCGGTCCCGCTCGGCGACGTGCCGCCCCGCGACCTGATCGAGGCCGTACGACGGCACCGGGTCCCCGAGCTGCTCGGTGCCCACGCGCCCGAGCTGGGCCTGCCCGACGAGGTGGTGCGGGTGCTGGACGCGATGGTGGCGGGCTCCCGGCAGCGGCGGTTGGTGCACTCCCTGGAGACGGTGCGCGCCTGGCGGCTCCTCGACGCCGCCGGCATCGAGGCGCTGGTGTTCAAGGGGATCCCCCTCGCGCTGCTGACGACGGGGCGGCCCGACGCGCGGGGCGCGGGCGACGTGGACCTGCTGGTGCGGCCCGAGGCGGCTGCCACGGCGCACCGGCTGCTGACCGGCGCCGGCTGGGCGCTGCACGAGCGGGGCCGGATCGAGCCGGACATGTGGGCCTGGCGGCACGTGCAGCGCTGGGGCCACAGCCTCACCTACCTGGGCGCCGGAGCCGACGTCGACCTGCACTGGCGCCTCGACGCGATGCCGGGCGCGCAGCCGGAGACCACCGCCCTGCTCGCCCGGAGCACGAGCGTCACCGTCGGCACCACCCCGATCCCGACGCTGGCGCCCGCGGACGCCTTCCGGCACCTGGCCGGCCACCGCGAGGGCTGGATCTGGCTGCGGACCCTGGTCGACCTGCGGCGGCTGGCCCGCGACCCGGCCGTCCTCGACCAGGACCTGCCGGCGCCCGCGCTGGTCTCGCTCGCCGTGGCCCGCGCGACGGTCGGCCTGCCGGCGACGGTGCCGGCCGGCGTACGGGCGGCGCTCGACCGGATCCCCGACGCCGTCCTCGCGCGCGCCCGCGCCGACCACGAGGTGCCGGTCGCGATCTTCGGTGGGGCGCACGCCGCCCGCGAGGTGCGCAACGGGATGGCCGCGGTCCGGGGCCCGCGCGACGTCCAGCAGCTGGCCATGACCCTGGTCCTGCCGGCGCACGCGGCGCTGCCCGTGCGCTCCGCCACCGCCTGGGGCGGGCTGCCGCGCGCCTTCGCGCTGCGCACCCGCCGGCTGGTCAGTCGGCGCTGA